One window of Dehalobacterium formicoaceticum genomic DNA carries:
- a CDS encoding WD40 repeat domain-containing protein: MNVQTLKEMMIKYKGLLDELEELYRQLNDSGYLTPEFEEKMTQVQGEQDRILTELLPAFQAQYPALIKGLWEVDQSLSAFDAYIHDLLLLPDGQILVAGSQEGIKVLSPPSQDEFGWKVGQIITGFNDYSHTAIHLPDGDVLAGGVSGELKVLGPDPGQEGRWIIKQEIEGSDHYVENLLLLPNGDVLVGGIRGEVEIIRFDEGSNIWKIHQTMEAVSTVSLLLPEERILIAGYKGEIKILRHNPDVGDNWLVQETVDGKQSYITTALLLPEGHVLMGGSDGIIKILGHNAQNKNTWEILQEITGFDHYVAGFLLLSPDEVLVGGSFGAMQILSRIPDKENSWKLGQKILGFNQYVSALLLLPNGDVLAGGNKGEMKTIRLKDVTLDQLKGKFPDILKK; encoded by the coding sequence ATGAATGTTCAAACATTAAAAGAAATGATGATCAAATACAAAGGTCTGCTGGATGAACTGGAAGAACTGTATCGGCAGTTAAATGATAGCGGTTACTTGACCCCTGAATTTGAGGAAAAGATGACCCAGGTGCAGGGGGAACAAGACCGGATCCTGACGGAACTGCTGCCTGCCTTTCAGGCCCAGTATCCAGCCCTCATTAAAGGCTTGTGGGAAGTGGACCAAAGTCTCAGTGCATTTGATGCTTATATCCACGATTTATTATTGCTGCCCGATGGCCAGATTCTGGTGGCGGGTAGTCAGGAGGGCATAAAAGTTCTCAGCCCCCCATCTCAAGATGAGTTCGGCTGGAAGGTCGGCCAAATCATTACCGGGTTTAATGATTATTCCCATACTGCCATCCACCTGCCTGACGGTGATGTACTGGCGGGGGGTGTCTCCGGGGAGTTGAAAGTGCTGGGTCCCGACCCCGGGCAGGAAGGCCGATGGATTATAAAGCAAGAGATTGAGGGCAGTGACCATTATGTGGAAAATTTATTGCTCCTGCCCAATGGGGATGTATTGGTGGGGGGAATTCGGGGCGAAGTGGAAATCATCCGCTTTGACGAGGGGAGTAACATCTGGAAAATCCACCAAACCATGGAAGCTGTCTCAACAGTATCCTTATTGCTGCCGGAGGAGAGGATCCTCATTGCCGGATATAAAGGAGAAATAAAAATTCTCCGGCATAATCCTGATGTTGGTGATAATTGGCTGGTACAGGAAACTGTTGATGGTAAACAAAGCTATATCACCACGGCTTTGCTGCTGCCGGAGGGCCATGTGCTCATGGGGGGAAGCGACGGTATCATCAAAATCCTGGGACACAATGCCCAAAACAAAAATACCTGGGAAATCCTTCAGGAAATCACAGGTTTTGATCATTATGTTGCCGGCTTTTTGCTTTTATCACCGGATGAGGTGTTGGTGGGGGGAAGCTTCGGTGCCATGCAAATCCTGAGCCGCATTCCTGATAAGGAAAATTCCTGGAAACTTGGTCAAAAGATTTTAGGCTTTAATCAATATGTCTCCGCTTTGCTTCTCTTACCCAATGGGGATGTCTTAGCCGGGGGAAATAAGGGAGAAATGAAAACCATCCGTTTAAAAGATGTAACACTGGACCAGTTAAAAGGAAAGTTTCCCGATATCCTGAAGAAGTGA
- a CDS encoding vWA domain-containing protein: MNQENNPQREEEQIKQEAIKEELLRKERLRNSLSQVKDMIRRESRDLVTFAGDASISYQASADAEVFSFEPEENKVVVPALWFIEKGYSVEETKFAFYHELGHFIDMRKNPRAYLKHFEQLEQGAEGAGNHISEIMAEKNRDDQPLPDQDLVTDFAYQELYTLYTVFDDIYVNDLVRKRSPYYATAEGYHHVASLYQKLGYDQENLMTLPKHQQLIYYLFQNELKGGAAHITRVDPQVLALINKKILGRDLREIVDENLKPRVGKLTDTEKRYQIIRHIIQPMYLELLYDELRGLPFSDIIGAPDSSRTKKNSRGRSKRKEEDPGVLSEEETNQGEDFNPFKNSPQGDPKQEAISQEQIKKILEEFAKQDTYNNMSPEEREAHNREKAKAEFDQKHGIASLERTDYESIRASVTDYRNSMRMFWKELVERSIEYDDIVMDKKRRGRLNVDSFVGEYPNIIENQLKGIRYHPLIFDEVEVKPSAIEKPETIQVSFVIDCSRSMDQNKIIAAKQAACLTMLSIKDFNIYLDETRKEINNKLKVYSEVYLFGTGFQKVKEFERSKRFQKNEADIIKSITAIRAIKGCTNDALTLADILNTLSLKDKLMLKNQKLKKIIFEITDGEPDHPLETAARIQQLIQMGIYVFGFQIGEVNETESYLFNEVWNNNIPGLQLGIAIGQDLKSLPEKLTVTLKNALKDMGVRS; encoded by the coding sequence ATGAATCAAGAAAATAACCCTCAAAGGGAAGAAGAGCAAATTAAACAGGAAGCAATCAAGGAGGAGTTGCTCAGAAAAGAGCGCCTGCGCAATTCCTTGTCCCAGGTGAAAGACATGATCCGCCGGGAAAGCCGAGATTTAGTGACTTTTGCCGGGGATGCCTCTATTTCCTACCAGGCATCGGCGGATGCGGAAGTTTTCTCCTTCGAGCCGGAGGAGAACAAGGTGGTTGTTCCGGCCCTGTGGTTTATCGAAAAGGGCTATTCCGTTGAAGAAACCAAGTTCGCCTTTTATCACGAGCTGGGTCATTTTATCGATATGCGCAAAAATCCCCGTGCCTACTTAAAGCATTTTGAACAGCTGGAGCAAGGGGCAGAGGGAGCCGGCAACCACATTTCAGAGATCATGGCGGAAAAAAACAGGGATGACCAGCCTTTGCCTGATCAGGATCTGGTCACTGATTTTGCCTATCAGGAACTTTATACCCTATACACTGTTTTCGATGATATCTATGTCAACGACCTGGTACGGAAACGCAGCCCTTATTATGCTACCGCCGAAGGCTATCATCATGTGGCCAGCTTATACCAAAAATTAGGCTATGACCAAGAGAACTTGATGACTCTCCCTAAACATCAGCAGTTAATCTATTATCTGTTTCAAAATGAACTGAAAGGCGGCGCTGCCCACATCACCCGGGTGGATCCTCAGGTTTTGGCCCTGATCAACAAAAAAATCCTGGGCAGGGATTTAAGAGAAATTGTTGACGAAAATTTAAAACCCCGAGTCGGCAAATTAACGGACACTGAAAAGCGCTATCAAATTATTCGTCATATCATCCAGCCCATGTATCTGGAATTGTTATATGATGAACTACGCGGTCTGCCTTTTTCCGACATTATTGGGGCACCGGATTCCTCCCGAACTAAAAAAAATTCCCGGGGCCGATCCAAGAGGAAGGAGGAGGATCCCGGGGTATTATCTGAGGAAGAGACAAATCAAGGTGAAGATTTTAACCCCTTTAAAAACAGCCCCCAAGGGGATCCGAAGCAAGAAGCCATCTCCCAGGAGCAGATTAAGAAAATTCTGGAGGAGTTTGCCAAACAGGATACTTACAACAATATGAGTCCCGAAGAAAGGGAGGCTCATAACCGGGAAAAAGCAAAGGCTGAGTTTGATCAAAAACACGGAATTGCCTCCCTGGAGCGTACAGATTATGAGAGCATCCGAGCCAGCGTCACGGATTACCGCAACAGCATGAGAATGTTTTGGAAGGAATTAGTGGAACGATCCATTGAATACGATGACATTGTTATGGATAAAAAGCGTCGGGGACGATTAAATGTAGACAGCTTTGTGGGGGAGTATCCCAATATTATTGAAAATCAATTGAAAGGGATCCGTTACCATCCTTTGATTTTTGATGAAGTGGAGGTCAAGCCCAGCGCCATCGAAAAGCCAGAAACCATCCAGGTCTCCTTTGTGATTGACTGTTCCCGCTCCATGGACCAAAATAAAATCATTGCCGCCAAGCAAGCCGCCTGTTTAACCATGCTGTCCATCAAGGATTTTAATATTTATCTGGATGAAACCCGGAAGGAAATCAACAATAAGCTCAAGGTTTATTCCGAAGTATATTTATTTGGCACCGGTTTTCAAAAGGTTAAGGAGTTTGAGAGAAGCAAGCGCTTTCAAAAAAATGAGGCGGATATTATTAAGTCCATTACCGCAATTAGAGCCATTAAGGGCTGCACCAATGATGCTCTGACATTGGCAGATATCTTAAACACCTTAAGCCTTAAGGATAAACTGATGCTCAAGAATCAAAAACTGAAAAAAATTATTTTCGAAATCACCGATGGGGAACCGGACCATCCCCTGGAAACGGCGGCACGCATTCAACAATTGATCCAGATGGGGATCTACGTTTTTGGTTTTCAGATCGGGGAAGTAAATGAAACGGAAAGTTATCTTTTCAATGAGGTCTGGAATAACAATATCCCCGGCCTGCAACTGGGCATTGCTATCGGGCAAGATTTAAAAAGTTTGCCGGAGAAGTTAACCGTAACATTAAAAAATGCTTTAAAGGATATGGGAGTTAGGAGCTAA
- a CDS encoding FGGY-family carbohydrate kinase has product MKYYISLDCGTQSTKVVLYDENFNSVAQHATANEILYPQPCWAELDADAYVTSALNGIKQCLTKSGIDPRDVRAICGDGIICGVVGVDEEGNAITPFIPYLDSRAEKEAKWIKENCEPIWIEESGNSIVEALQPTVIAMWLLKNHEAFKKHGAKIMNNGPYVLSKLAGLKAKDMFIDWSTISGWLIGFNAVEKTWSRKQMDMFGIPMEILPRIVKPWDIVGNLSQEAAEFTGLPQGVPIVAGAGDTMQSFLGCGIVSPGMAADVAGTAAMFGVMVDGINEELSRNSGLYFTTGTLPDTYYYWGYIRTGGLSLQWFRDRVIGRTGDNSFYEEANALAENVPPGSNGTMFFPYLQGGCNEAANATGCFLNMSSATDTGVLWRAILESIAYEYVTFTDKIRNVGVDINNVIFTEGGSKSDVWNQIKSDALSAKGVTLKRKEGATLASALVAAYAVGDISDIKETLAQLLIPDKTYQPNKAHAIYYRNAYYCHQGLLKVQMSDTFNVCSYLRELELDPTMKNHENDDDLARYQEELFKSNPVLNKNS; this is encoded by the coding sequence ATGAAATACTATATCAGCCTCGATTGCGGAACCCAAAGCACCAAAGTTGTGCTTTATGATGAAAATTTTAATAGTGTTGCTCAACATGCTACAGCAAATGAAATATTATATCCTCAGCCCTGCTGGGCAGAGTTGGACGCTGATGCTTATGTGACATCAGCATTAAATGGCATCAAACAATGCTTAACCAAAAGCGGTATCGATCCCCGAGATGTACGGGCAATTTGTGGTGATGGGATCATTTGCGGGGTTGTGGGGGTGGATGAAGAGGGCAATGCCATCACTCCATTTATTCCCTATCTGGATTCCCGGGCAGAAAAAGAAGCAAAGTGGATTAAAGAAAATTGTGAACCGATTTGGATTGAAGAAAGCGGCAACTCCATTGTTGAGGCGTTACAGCCCACTGTCATCGCCATGTGGCTCTTAAAAAATCATGAAGCATTTAAAAAACACGGTGCCAAAATCATGAATAACGGGCCTTATGTTTTATCTAAATTAGCCGGATTAAAAGCCAAGGATATGTTTATCGACTGGAGCACCATCTCCGGCTGGTTAATCGGCTTTAACGCTGTAGAAAAGACCTGGTCCCGGAAACAGATGGACATGTTTGGCATCCCGATGGAGATATTGCCCCGCATCGTAAAACCCTGGGATATCGTGGGCAATCTTTCCCAAGAGGCCGCAGAATTTACCGGACTGCCCCAGGGCGTTCCCATTGTGGCAGGTGCCGGAGATACCATGCAGTCCTTCTTAGGCTGCGGGATTGTGTCACCGGGTATGGCTGCTGATGTGGCGGGAACCGCCGCCATGTTCGGTGTGATGGTGGATGGCATCAATGAGGAACTAAGCCGCAATTCCGGTTTGTACTTCACTACGGGAACACTACCGGATACCTACTATTACTGGGGTTATATTCGCACCGGGGGACTGTCCCTCCAGTGGTTTCGGGACAGAGTCATCGGCCGGACCGGGGATAATAGTTTTTATGAAGAAGCCAATGCCCTGGCAGAAAATGTTCCCCCGGGATCTAATGGCACCATGTTTTTCCCCTATTTACAAGGGGGATGTAATGAAGCAGCCAATGCCACCGGATGTTTCTTAAATATGTCCAGTGCTACCGATACCGGAGTTCTGTGGCGGGCCATTCTGGAATCCATCGCCTATGAATATGTCACTTTTACAGACAAAATCAGAAATGTAGGTGTGGATATTAATAACGTGATCTTCACTGAAGGGGGCAGTAAAAGTGATGTTTGGAATCAAATCAAATCAGATGCCCTGAGTGCCAAAGGTGTAACATTAAAGAGAAAAGAAGGTGCTACACTGGCCAGCGCGTTGGTGGCAGCTTATGCTGTGGGGGATATTTCCGATATCAAAGAAACCTTGGCCCAATTGCTAATTCCGGATAAAACATATCAGCCCAATAAAGCCCATGCCATTTATTATCGAAATGCCTATTATTGTCATCAGGGATTATTAAAGGTTCAAATGTCAGATACTTTTAATGTATGTTCATATTTGCGGGAGCTGGAATTGGATCCAACCATGAAGAATCACGAAAATGATGACGATTTAGCCAGGTATCAGGAGGAATTGTTTAAAAGCAATCCTGTATTAAATAAAAATTCATAA
- a CDS encoding nitrogenase component 1: MKYYSKNITPDSLSGIVFALEGINKSVVIINGPTGCKYYHSAISDSRFPRQTSFDPLNYPDKFYFKQPRVPCTYLDSYDYVYGSGEKLNDLLDYIDKQDQDLVAIVNSPGAALIGDDLAGIAAKKIHHSHVITIENPGYSQNFYRGFQDALIVLLKSLPLETAPGKKQGNLVNLIGISIYNKYFLGDIQEMERLFNACGLQINCVLCADTSLEEIKKIPQADLNVILYPELGLEVAKYLQEALGMPYFLFDRGLPIGFDLTQSYFEGVLREESLAGGASFTSRSLISALEKARADAYIPISNVYALTGLPKGTTFAVEAPSSALLAYTDFLFQYLGMVPTSLNLPEDDPGLYEEQVQDLLKEHHLESAWQRDIFAAKSDIVLSNGSTIAQLKLQEQIFSGIEIELPSLGYLDVIPKTHLGIQGSLLLVEQLLNGLNF, translated from the coding sequence ATGAAATATTATTCCAAAAATATCACACCCGATAGTTTATCGGGCATCGTTTTTGCTTTGGAAGGCATCAACAAGTCCGTGGTGATTATCAACGGGCCTACAGGCTGCAAATATTACCACAGCGCTATTTCCGACAGCCGCTTTCCCAGGCAAACATCCTTCGACCCCCTGAACTATCCGGATAAATTTTATTTTAAACAACCCAGAGTACCTTGTACCTATCTGGACAGCTATGATTATGTATATGGCAGCGGGGAGAAACTGAATGATTTATTAGATTATATTGACAAACAGGATCAGGATTTAGTGGCGATCGTCAATTCACCCGGGGCTGCTTTAATCGGAGACGATTTGGCTGGGATTGCCGCCAAAAAAATTCACCATTCCCATGTGATTACCATCGAGAATCCCGGATATTCCCAAAACTTTTATCGTGGCTTTCAGGATGCATTGATTGTCTTGTTGAAAAGTCTTCCTCTAGAAACAGCACCGGGCAAGAAACAGGGCAATTTGGTCAACTTAATCGGAATTTCCATTTACAATAAATATTTTCTAGGAGATATTCAGGAAATGGAACGGCTTTTCAATGCATGCGGTCTCCAGATCAATTGTGTTTTGTGCGCAGATACCAGCCTGGAGGAAATCAAAAAAATTCCCCAGGCCGACCTGAATGTGATCCTCTATCCGGAATTAGGTCTGGAGGTGGCAAAATATCTGCAAGAAGCTTTGGGGATGCCCTACTTTTTATTTGACAGGGGGCTGCCCATCGGCTTCGATCTGACTCAGTCCTATTTTGAAGGAGTTTTAAGGGAGGAGAGCCTGGCCGGGGGAGCATCCTTTACAAGCCGTTCCTTGATCTCGGCCCTGGAAAAAGCCCGGGCCGACGCCTATATTCCGATTTCCAATGTATATGCTCTGACCGGACTGCCCAAGGGAACGACCTTCGCAGTTGAAGCCCCGTCCTCAGCCCTCCTGGCTTATACGGATTTTCTTTTTCAATACCTGGGCATGGTGCCGACAAGCCTAAATCTCCCGGAGGATGATCCTGGTTTATATGAAGAACAAGTGCAGGATTTGTTAAAGGAGCACCACCTGGAGTCTGCCTGGCAGCGGGATATTTTTGCAGCCAAAAGCGATATTGTCTTGTCCAACGGGAGTACCATTGCCCAGCTGAAATTACAGGAGCAGATCTTCAGCGGCATCGAAATTGAACTGCCCAGCCTGGGCTATCTCGATGTGATCCCCAAAACCCATTTAGGTATCCAGGGGAGTCTTCTGCTGGTAGAGCAGCTATTAAACGGTCTTAATTTCTAA
- a CDS encoding nitrogenase component 1: MKKVAIYGKGGIGKSTICANISAALSQADRHVLQIGCDPKHDSTRLLLKGQKIQTVLDYLKNTNPMDYQLSDILCTGFGGVDCIEAGGPEPGVGCAGRGILSTFELLNALNLQKRAYDLVLYDVLGDVVCGGFAVPIREEYADEIYIVTSGEFMSLYAANNILRGIKNYDYGKKRVAGLIWNMRNVQGEKERVEGFAQAVELPVFAVIPRRDEFALGEKTGQTIVEGWSHSPLAGIFKELAQKIIAGPLLYAAKPLTDEELEKIVLGLEQSPVPKKPEQREDAAPSEIMAGAEAYPTKLDDDQYFSKSIVSQEPLRGCAFNGAVTISVHVQDAIVVAHGPKSCTYITYQGVTSCGRRGLFERGSLLPVSIAPNLMSTKMDEKTMVFGGAQLLKGKVEEAKRDQPKAVILVSTCPSGIIGDDLTAMAALEEEDLPVIPIVTDGNIGGDYLQGMILAYLNIAKALIDREASPLPDTVNIISEKVVAKNTPDNFTAITDLLTPLGITVNCRYLCETTVDQIRNFMRAPLNILAHQDYTGRLLKRFFQKEYGAVFLDDPFPIGFYETKNWLAKVADFFHKTHLLPQVIADNEAVYRREIEALKKVLKGKKLMVVAYNHQLDWLLEVALDAGMEIVKVGILDFSQDAVFVTRFGGQFPLEEKYDPRAREKDIQELRPDLFLSNYAISDLEGKVVADTIPYTPDVGFFSGLCLAKRWAKLMQINLVEGWKKDEILFQKYHTR; this comes from the coding sequence ATGAAAAAGGTTGCCATCTACGGCAAAGGCGGCATCGGCAAATCCACCATCTGCGCCAATATTTCCGCCGCTTTGTCCCAAGCAGACCGGCATGTGCTGCAAATCGGCTGTGATCCCAAGCATGATTCCACCCGATTGCTGCTCAAAGGTCAAAAAATTCAAACCGTACTGGATTATCTGAAGAACACCAATCCTATGGATTATCAATTGAGTGATATCCTCTGCACTGGATTTGGCGGCGTTGACTGTATTGAGGCGGGAGGCCCCGAGCCCGGGGTGGGGTGTGCGGGGAGAGGCATTTTATCCACCTTTGAACTGCTCAATGCCTTGAATCTGCAGAAGCGCGCCTATGACCTGGTGCTCTACGATGTGCTGGGGGATGTGGTCTGCGGAGGATTTGCCGTACCTATTCGTGAGGAATATGCCGATGAAATTTATATCGTTACCTCAGGAGAGTTCATGTCCCTCTATGCGGCCAATAATATTTTGCGGGGTATTAAAAATTACGATTACGGTAAAAAACGGGTGGCCGGACTGATTTGGAATATGCGTAACGTGCAGGGTGAAAAGGAACGGGTGGAAGGCTTTGCCCAGGCGGTGGAGCTGCCTGTCTTTGCGGTCATTCCCAGAAGGGATGAATTTGCCCTGGGTGAAAAAACCGGGCAGACTATCGTGGAAGGATGGAGTCATTCGCCCCTAGCCGGGATCTTTAAGGAACTGGCTCAAAAGATTATCGCAGGTCCCCTATTGTATGCTGCCAAGCCTTTAACAGATGAAGAATTAGAAAAGATTGTCTTAGGACTGGAGCAGTCCCCGGTTCCTAAAAAACCGGAGCAAAGGGAGGATGCTGCCCCGTCAGAAATTATGGCGGGAGCAGAGGCATACCCTACCAAACTGGATGATGATCAATATTTTTCCAAGAGCATTGTTTCCCAGGAACCCCTGCGGGGCTGTGCCTTTAATGGGGCTGTTACCATAAGTGTCCATGTGCAGGATGCCATTGTCGTGGCCCATGGGCCGAAAAGCTGCACTTATATTACCTATCAAGGGGTGACTTCTTGCGGCAGAAGGGGCCTTTTCGAACGGGGCAGCCTTTTGCCTGTATCTATCGCCCCAAATCTGATGTCGACAAAAATGGATGAAAAAACCATGGTCTTTGGCGGTGCCCAGCTGCTCAAGGGAAAGGTAGAGGAGGCCAAAAGAGATCAGCCCAAGGCGGTGATCCTGGTCAGTACCTGTCCTTCAGGCATCATCGGAGATGACCTTACCGCCATGGCCGCTTTGGAGGAAGAAGATCTACCTGTTATCCCCATTGTCACCGACGGCAATATCGGAGGAGATTATCTTCAGGGCATGATCCTGGCCTATCTCAACATTGCCAAAGCTTTGATTGACCGGGAAGCATCTCCCTTGCCGGATACCGTAAACATCATCTCGGAAAAGGTGGTGGCCAAAAACACCCCTGATAATTTCACTGCCATTACAGATTTACTGACCCCTTTAGGCATCACGGTCAACTGCCGTTATTTGTGCGAAACCACTGTGGATCAGATCCGGAATTTTATGAGGGCGCCTTTGAATATCCTGGCCCACCAGGATTATACCGGGCGGCTGCTAAAACGCTTTTTTCAAAAGGAGTATGGGGCGGTTTTTTTGGATGATCCGTTCCCCATCGGTTTTTATGAAACGAAAAACTGGCTGGCCAAGGTGGCGGATTTTTTCCATAAGACCCATCTGCTGCCTCAAGTTATTGCGGACAATGAAGCGGTTTACCGGCGTGAAATAGAAGCATTGAAAAAGGTGCTAAAAGGGAAAAAATTAATGGTGGTTGCCTACAACCATCAACTGGATTGGCTTTTGGAAGTGGCCCTGGATGCCGGGATGGAGATTGTAAAGGTCGGCATTTTGGATTTTTCTCAGGATGCTGTTTTTGTGACTCGCTTTGGCGGTCAATTTCCCCTGGAGGAAAAATATGATCCGAGAGCCCGGGAAAAGGATATTCAAGAACTAAGGCCGGATCTTTTCCTGTCCAATTATGCCATTTCCGATTTGGAAGGGAAGGTGGTGGCCGATACCATCCCCTATACCCCCGATGTGGGTTTCTTTTCCGGATTGTGCTTGGCCAAAAGATGGGCCAAGCTTATGCAGATAAATCTGGTGGAAGGGTGGAAAAAAGATGAAATATTATTCCAAAAATATCACACCCGATAG
- a CDS encoding sugar-binding transcriptional regulator has protein sequence MDSTRLKLMVDISKLYYLEGLSQSEIAKKMYISRPQVSRILSEAREKNIVSITVKDPFSEAYKLADDIKNKFHLSDVLVVDTYGKEPLRAIAEELSRVVSSKVRPGDYIGISAGKTLAMCSSYTMIHNSEDLKFIPLLAGATSRGIDWYANNNCRRFSERLNAGHMVLSTPMVIREEKIRKELINNPAIKPVFEAYEKLDIIITGIGQTTTESSLSQCDISNEEILTAHQKGAQAIIAGSFIDAEGNEILKEQSDMFLGAKIRHIKKCPCVIAAAEGLGKTEAIRAALKGGIIDIFCTNSETARELLQ, from the coding sequence ATGGATTCAACCAGGTTGAAATTGATGGTAGATATTAGCAAATTATATTATCTTGAAGGTTTAAGTCAAAGTGAAATTGCCAAGAAGATGTATATCTCCCGGCCTCAAGTGAGCAGGATTTTATCTGAAGCCAGAGAAAAAAACATTGTTTCCATTACCGTCAAGGATCCTTTTTCTGAAGCTTACAAATTAGCCGATGATATTAAAAATAAATTTCATCTTTCCGATGTCCTGGTGGTAGATACCTACGGCAAGGAACCATTAAGAGCAATTGCCGAAGAACTATCCAGAGTTGTTTCATCAAAAGTACGTCCAGGTGACTATATTGGCATCTCCGCCGGCAAAACACTGGCAATGTGCTCCAGCTATACGATGATTCACAATAGTGAAGATCTGAAATTTATTCCCTTGCTGGCCGGGGCGACATCCCGGGGCATCGACTGGTATGCCAATAATAATTGCCGAAGATTTTCCGAACGTTTGAATGCCGGTCATATGGTATTAAGTACGCCCATGGTTATCCGGGAAGAAAAAATCAGAAAAGAATTAATCAATAATCCGGCCATCAAACCGGTTTTTGAAGCCTACGAAAAACTGGACATCATTATTACCGGAATAGGACAAACTACCACTGAATCCAGCCTTAGTCAATGCGATATCAGTAATGAAGAAATTTTAACGGCCCATCAAAAGGGGGCACAGGCAATTATTGCCGGTTCCTTTATTGATGCAGAGGGTAACGAAATTCTAAAGGAACAGAGCGATATGTTTTTAGGTGCAAAAATCAGGCACATCAAAAAATGTCCCTGTGTTATAGCTGCCGCCGAGGGACTGGGAAAGACAGAAGCCATACGGGCTGCTTTAAAGGGAGGGATCATTGATATTTTTTGTACCAACTCAGAGACAGCCAGGGAATTGTTACAATAA